A single window of Micrococcaceae bacterium Sec5.1 DNA harbors:
- a CDS encoding phosphotransferase: MTTEAAIRTVRGALEQYGFDPTAPIELVKYRENYVFRLTSDSGDSYAIRLHRAGYRTDAEINTELAYLHALAEHGLSVSQPVATLSGDFVCVVTAEDGTVFQLDVLRWVDGGVPLGDITEAMAGESSLDPAVFRQLGVLTAELHTCTSTIGRVEAFRRQAWDADGLVGDSAQWGNPLALQSLGPEGESLLESGVEKLRQDLAALPKSVEVYGVIHADLTPENVLVGQDGQMVLIDFDDFGEGWHLFDLATIMFFFQPHPLYESYRGALLEGYASARALPDGFLKSWDCMLLSRGLTYLGWASTRRGDEAAEFIVERIVPMVLGLARNYISKSYTSAAT; the protein is encoded by the coding sequence ATGACAACAGAAGCGGCAATCCGAACAGTCAGGGGAGCGCTGGAGCAGTACGGTTTTGATCCAACCGCCCCTATTGAATTGGTCAAGTACCGGGAGAACTACGTTTTCCGGCTCACATCTGACTCCGGGGACAGCTATGCCATCCGCCTGCATCGGGCCGGGTACAGGACTGATGCGGAGATCAACACCGAGCTTGCCTATCTGCATGCGCTGGCCGAGCACGGGCTAAGCGTGTCCCAGCCGGTTGCCACCCTCAGCGGTGACTTCGTATGCGTAGTCACAGCTGAGGATGGGACCGTTTTCCAACTGGACGTCTTGCGTTGGGTGGACGGTGGGGTGCCCTTGGGTGACATCACTGAAGCGATGGCGGGGGAAAGCTCGCTTGATCCGGCAGTATTCCGCCAGTTGGGCGTCCTGACCGCTGAACTGCACACATGCACTTCCACAATCGGCCGAGTCGAAGCGTTCCGGCGCCAGGCCTGGGATGCCGACGGGCTGGTAGGCGACTCGGCCCAGTGGGGTAATCCGTTGGCCCTTCAGAGCCTGGGTCCCGAGGGCGAATCACTCCTGGAATCCGGGGTGGAGAAGTTGCGGCAAGACCTTGCGGCCCTTCCAAAGTCTGTCGAGGTCTACGGGGTGATCCACGCTGATCTGACTCCCGAAAACGTTCTGGTCGGTCAAGACGGCCAGATGGTTTTGATCGATTTCGACGACTTCGGTGAGGGTTGGCACCTCTTCGATTTGGCAACGATCATGTTCTTCTTCCAGCCGCACCCCCTTTACGAGAGCTACCGCGGAGCTCTGCTTGAGGGCTACGCCTCGGCCCGAGCCTTGCCGGACGGATTCCTCAAATCCTGGGACTGCATGCTGCTCTCGCGGGGGTTGACCTATTTGGGCTGGGCATCCACGCGCAGAGGTGACGAAGCTGCAGAATTCATCGTCGAACGCATTGTTCCGATGGTCCTTGGACTCGCCCGAAACTACATCTCCAAAAGCTATACGTCCGCAGCCACCTAA